The Stenotrophomonas maltophilia sequence GGCGCGCGAACGCCGCAGCGACAACCAGATCGCCGCCTACAGCTTTGACGCGATCAACCGCCTGTTCTCCAACGACGAAATGCACCTGACCCTGGCCCGCGGCCGCGCGCTGGGCTGCGTCGGCAAATGGCCGCCGCTGGTGCAGGCGTTCTGGAAGCGCGCCGCCGGCGTCTGACGCAAAAAGGGGACGGAGGGGATTAAGTCGTATGTGCACATACGACTTAATCCCCTCCGTCCCCATTTTCAATCAACCAGCCAACCGGCCAGGTCGGCACGATCCAGCTTGCCGCGACGCTTCACGTCCAACGCATTGAACTCATCGGCCAGCGCCGGATTCGCCTGCGCTTCCTCGCGGCTGATGAAACCATCGCCGTTCACATCCAGCGCAGCGAAGTGGATGCGGTACTGGCCGACCACGCTGCTCGGTTCCAGCGAACGTACGGTCACCTGTGCCTCGCCAGCCGGCTGTGCAATCTCGACGCTGCCGCTGACCCGGCCGGCATCCAGCGGTTGCTGGCGGATCGCGCCGCCGGTCGGGCCCAGCGGCTGGCTCTGTGCAGGGGTGTGCGGCAGCTGCTGGGCCATCGCCGTTGTACTCAGCAGCAGGACGGCCAGCAGTGCAATCGAACGACCTTGCATGGGTTCTTCCTCCTTGGTAGCGCCAGGCCATGCCCGGCGGACACCGCAGCGTCAGCGCAGCGGCGAGGCCAGTACCGTGATCTCCTCACGGTCGTGGTACAGCTGCTTGGCGCGTACCACCAGCGGCTTGCCGGCCTGGTCCTGGAACAGGTCCAGGCACAAGCGGGTTTCGTCCCAGCGCTTCTTCATCGGCAGCTTCAGATTGAAGATCGCATGCCTGCACCAGCCTTCGCGGAACCAGGTGGCCATGCGTTCGGCCACGCGGCGCGGCTGCTCGACCATGTCGCAGACCATCCAGTCCAGCGGCTGCTCCGGGTGCCAGTGGAAGCCATCGGCGCGCAGGTGCTCGACCAGGCCGGTGTCCAGCACGTGCTGGCGCAGCGGGCCGTTGTCGATGCTCAGCACGTGCATGTGCTGGCGGGTCAGCACCCAGGTCCAGCCGCCGGGTGCGGCGCCGAGGTCGGCCGCGCGCATGCCGGGCTTGGCCAGCGCTTCGCGTTCTTCCGGCGTCAGCAGGGTCAGCAGCGCTTCGTCCAGCTTCAGTGCCGAACGCGAGGGCGCTTCGGGCAGCAGCTTCAGGCGCGGGATGCCCAATGCCCACGGCGCGCTGTCGGCCGGGTCGGCCACGCAGACGAAGGCGTGGGTGCCGTCGACGAACACCACGTGCAGGCGCGGCAGGCGATTGTTTGGCTTGTCAGTGAGCTTGCCGGCCTTGCGCAGCGCCGGGCGCAGTGCATTGCCGAAGGCACGGGCCAGCCCGGACAGCGGCTTGCCGGCGTCCGAATCGGGGTGCTCCACCCACAGGTCACCGAAGCGCGGCGCATCGGCCAGCACCTCCAGCATCGGGGTGATCCGGTCAGCCGGGTCCAACTGCGGCAGCTCGGCCAGCACGACCAGCTTCTGCCGCGCGAAGATCAGCTCGCGCCAGCGCAGGCGCGGAGCCAGTGCCGCAGCTTCGTCGCACATGAAAAGCACATAGCCGTCATTGCGCTGGGTACGCGCATAGCCGGCGAAACCGGCTTCGCCGGCACGGAACTGCAGCTCGCCGGCCAACTCGGGCTCGAAGCCCTGCCGGCACAGGCACAGCAGGCCGATGCCGGTCTCAGTAACGGGCGCCATCGCTTTCCCCATAGGCACGCAGCACGCTGCGCGCGGCGTCGCGGTTCAGGCCCTGCACCACTTCGATGCCGCGCTTGTTGAGTTCACCCACCCAGTCGGCCGGCAGCGGGCCTTCATCGAACGGGGTCAGCTCTTCGACGTCGGCCGAGTTGGCACCGATCAGCAGGCGGTCGATGCCGGCCCACACGGTAGCGCCATAGCACTGGCAGCACGGCTGCGAACTGGTGGCCAGGGTGACCGGCGACAGCACCGCGTTCAGGCGCGGGGTCTGCAGGCGCTGCTGGGCCAGCATGTAGGCCATGTTCTCGGCGTGCGCCAGCGAGGTCGCATGCGGCATCACCCGGTTCACGCCGGCGGCGATGACCTTGTCATCCGGTCCGAACACCACCGCGCCGAACGGGCCGCCACTGGCGTGCTCGACGTTCAGCCGCGACAGCTCGATCGCCAGCGCGACCTTGGCCTCATCGCCCGGATATCGACGATCCAGGTCGATCTGGTCGTGGATCCAGGCGGGAAGGGTCAGGTGGACTTGCGCGTACAGCATCGCGGGGGTGCCTCGTAGTGGAATGGAAGAAAGTGCGGTTGCTTGGGAAACCGGCGCGCAGTGTAGCTGCACCGGCCTGTATCGGGTGTGGCGGCGGGTCAGCCCGGCGAGCCGGTGCGGATCACCACGTACTGCTTGCGGAACTCCAGCCCGGCCTGCGGCCAGCTGGCCGCGTAGGCGCGCAGCAGGGGCAGGGCGGCGGCGAAGTCGTGGCCGTTGACCCGGCAATCGGCCTCGCACAGGCCACCGGCATCGCGCGAGGCGAACAGGCGGATGGCGAGGAACTGGCGGGCTTTCAGCAGCTCGTCGAAGGCGTCCATGCTGCGGGTGAACAGGCAGCAGGGGCAGGAGCCATGATCGTCTTCGCTGCAGGTGGAGGCATCCACTTCCTGCGCACGGTAGTGCGCCAACGGCCCCAGCACCACGGTGCGTTCGTGTTCCTCGCCATCGTCACCGGCCGGATAGGTCAGGCCCATCATCGGCAGGCCCTGTGCATCTTCGGCGCCGATCGCAGTCTGCAGGGTCGCCAGGTCCACCCGCACCCAGGTCTGGAAGCCGGACTGCAGCGAGGTCCGTTCGTCGGCACCGTTGGCGTGCTGGTACTCGAACAGTCCATCAGCGAACAGGATGGGGTGCTGTGCCTCGATGACCGTGGACGTCTGCCAGCCGCCATTGTCGCGCGCGTGCGCGGCCATTGCGTGAGGGGTCAGGCGCAGTCCGCTTTCCAGCAGCAGTGCACCGCCGTCGACGCGGCAGGCGATGCCGGCGTCCTGCAGGACCTGCTGCAGCAGTGGGAGGAGCGCGGTGGAGGAGGTGGTCATGTCAGGCCTGTGGATGGATCGGGTGGGACATCCAGCCTGGGCCGGGTGTCAATGGTCGAGTGCGTCGCGCTCGGCGCGATAGCGCTGCGCGTCGGGCTGCTGCTGCGGATCGTTGCCGTGGTCGCGCAGCCAGGTTTCCAGCTCGCGGCGATAGTCCGCGCGGAAATCGGCATTGCCCGGGCTGAAGTGCAGCTTGCGTGCCGCTACCTCCACGCGCTCGCGCGCGCTGGCACGGGCCTGGGCAATGCCGTGCGGTGATTCGTTGGTGAGGATGACGAAGTTGCGCGGGAAACCGGGCGAGTACTTCACCACGAACGGCTGGTCCTGCGCCGGGATGCGGATGGCGTTTTCCAGCGGCCACAACGAAGCGGTATTGGTGTGGAACACCACCTCCACATCGCGCCCTTCGGCAGTGCGCAGCACCGCTTCGTAGCGCCAGATGTACTGCTCGTTGAGCGTGGAATTGGTTTCCTCGGCCTTGACGATCACTGCTTCACCACGCTCGCCCACCACGTTGAGGAACGCGGCGTTGAGGAAGTGGCCGAGGAAGATGTTGAGCATCGCCAGCGGGAACACCACGATGGCGTAGCCCGGAAAGCGCCGCCACCACGAGACCAGACCGGCCAGCACCATCGCCGAAAAGAACGTCAGCAGCGGATGCTGCGAGATGAACCAGAGCAGGGCGGAGAGGGCGGTGATCATGGTCGCGGTCGTGCGGGCGCCGTCCTGGCGCCCGCGCAGATCCTCAGGCCGACCAGGTGTCGCGCAGGGTCACGCTGCGGTTGAACACCGGCTTGGCTTCGGTGTGGTCGCGGCGGTCGGCGACGAAGTAGCCGGTACGCTCGAACTGGAACGACTGCTCCGGCGCGGCGCTGGCCGCGGCCGGCTCGACATAGCCGGTGACAGTGCGGCGCGATTCCGGGTTGAGGTAGTCGCGGTAGGTCTTGCCTTCCGATTCGTCATCCGGGTTCGGCACCGAGAACAGGCGGTCGTACAGGCGGATCTCGGCCGGCACGCCATGCACGGCGCTGACCCAGTGGATGGTGCCCTTGACCTTGCGGTTGGCGCCTTCCATGCCCGGACGCGATTCCGGATCCAGCCAGCCGCGCAGCTCGGTGATGGTGCCGTCGGCATCCTTGATCACTTCATCGCAGCGGATGATGCCGGCGCCGCGCAGCCGCACTTCGCCACCCGGGACCAGGCGCTTCCAGCCCTTCGGCGGCACTTCGGCGAAGTCCTCGCGGTCGATCCACACTTCGCGTGCGAACGGCACTTCGCGGCTGCCGAAGCTCTCGTCTTTCGGGTGGTTGCTGAAGGTCAACTGCTCTTCGTGGCCTTCCGGCAGGTTGGTCAGCACCAGCTTGACCGGATCGATCACCGCCATGCGGCGCGGCGCTGCACTGTCCAGGTCTTCGCGCAGCGCACCTTCCAGCACGCTGAAGTCGATCAGCGAGTTCTGCTTGCTGATGCCCACGCGCTCGGCGAACAGGCGCATCGCGGCCGGGGTGTAGCCACGGCGACGCAGGCCCTGCAGGGTCGGCATGCGCGGGTCTTCCCAGCCATCCACCAGCTGCTCGGTGACCAGCGCCATCAGCTTGCGCTTGCTCATCACCGTGTAGTTGATGTTCAGGCGCGAGAACTCGATCTGGCGCGGCTTGGCCGCTTCGCGTGGCAGGCCGGCATCGACCAGCGGCTGGGTCAGCGCATCGTCATGGGCGAAATCGACGTTGTCCACGCACCAGTCGTACAGCGGGCGGTGGTCTTCGAATTCCAGCGTGCACAGCGAGTGGGTGATGCCCTCGATCGAATCACCCAGGGCGTGGGCGAAGTCGTACATCGGGTAGATCGGCCACGCGTTGCCGGTGTTCTGGTGCTCGACGTGCTTGATGCGGTACAGCGCCGGATCGCGCAGGTTGATGTTGCCGCTGGCCATGTCGATCTTGGCGCGCACGGTGCGCGCGCCATCCGGGAATTCACCGGCGCGCATGCGGCGGAACAGGTCGAGGTTTTCCTCGACGCTGCGGTCGCGCCACGGCGACGGGCGGCCCGGTTCGGTCAGGGTGCCGCGGTAGGCGCGCACTTCCTCGGCCGACAGGTCGCAGACATAGGCCTTGCCCTGTTCGATCAGCTTCTCGGCGGCCAGGTAATAGGTCTGGAAGTAGTCCGAAGCGTGGCGCAGCTCGTTCCAGCTGAAGCCCAGCCAGCGCACGTCGTCCTGGATCGCGGCCACGTACTCCGGATCTTCCTTGGCCGGGTTGGTGTCGTCGAAGCGCAGGTTGCAGACGCCGCTGAACTCACCGGCGATGCCGAAGTTCAGGCAGATCGACTTGGCATGGCCGATGTGCAGATAGCCGTTCGGCTCCGGCGGGAAGCGGGTCTTGATCGCCTGGTGCTTTCCGCTGGCCAGGTCCTCGCGCACGATCTGGCGGATGAAATCGCGCTTTTCGTGGCTGTCGGCGGGGGTCTCGGGGCTGGCGGGGGTGTGCTCGGACATGAGTCGGCGAAAAGAAAGGCAGAAAGACCAACAGTCTAGCGCGTACGGGGCAGGGCTGCCCGGTGGGGTGTGGGGATGCCGGCCAGCGGCCGGCACTACCCACCCATCTTCCGGTAGCGCCGGCCGCAGGCCGGCGGAACGTGGATCGACGTACAGTTGGGTAGTGCCGGCCGCTGGCCGGCAGAACGGTCATGCGCCGTCACCACCACCATTCAGCCCCCGGGCGTATGCTGGAACCCTGTCCCACGGAGCCGCCGCATGCACATCGTGTACAAGGCCGACAACCTGTTCGACGCCCACCTGGTCAAGCACGCGCTGGAAGATGCCGGCATCCCGGCCTTCGTGTTCGGCGAGTCGCTGCTGGGCGGCATGGGCGAACTGCCGCTGTTTGGCGTGCTGCGGGTGGGAATCCCCGATGCCGCGCGCACCCAGGCCGAGGACATCGTCGCCGCGCTGGACTTGGGCCAAGCCCCATCCGACCCCATTTCAGATGCAGACGACATAGCCGGCCTGCCGGCGTAGGAGCGCATCATGTTGGGAATTGGCCAGGGCATCCTCGGCATCGGCGCCTTCAAGCAGCGCCTGCCGCGCCCGGAAGAGGCGCTGCCGGGGCGCGAGCAGCCATTGCCGCTGCACAGCAACCAACACTTCGTGAACAGCCATCCGCTGAAGGACCGTTTCGCCGGCCTGCAGCAGATCCGTTTCGCACTGGGTTGCTTCTGGGGCGCCGAGCGCAAGTTCTGGACCGAACCGGGCGTGTACAGCACCTCGGTCGGCTATGCCGGCGGCATCACCCCGAACCCGACCTATGAAGAGGTCTGCTCGGGCCTGACTGGCCACACTGAAGTGGTGCAGGTGGTGTTCGACCCGGCGGTGGTGAGCCTGGAGCGGCTGCTGCAGCTGTTCTGGGAAAGCCACGACCCGACCCAGGGCATGCGCCAGGGCAACGACACCGGCACCCAGTACCGCTCGGCGATCCACGCCACCGACGAGGCACAGTACGCCGCGGCGCTGGCCAGCCGCGAGGCGTACCAGGCGCAGCTGGATGCGGCCGGCTACGGCCCGATCACCACCGAGATCGTGTATCCGGCACCGGAGTACTACTACGCCGAGGACTATCACCAGCAGTACCTGGCGAAGAACCCGAACGGTTACTGCGGCATCGGCGGCACCGGCGTGAGCTGCCCGATCGGGTTGGATGTGGAGGCGCCGCGCTGACGCGCGGTGGTCCGCCTGCGGCGGGCAACGTCAACATCAACATCCAAAGCGGCTCTGGGTTGCTGATGGTTGGGCGGGACGGGGGCGGCTGGCAGGACACGCCGTAAACCCATCCCTGGGGGCTCGATGGCGCCATCCATGGCGCCAACGGTCCTACCAGCCGCCCCCGTCCCACCTTCGACAGTTTCCCGGTGACGGTGGGCAAGAGCAGTGGTTGGTGACGAACTGATGGAAAAGAAGAAGGACGCGGCTTTCGCCGCGTCCTTTTTTTTTTGATGCTGCAGTGCCGTCTGTAGCCGAGCTATGCTCGGCTGCGAGCAAGCGAAGCGCGCGACCCGCTTTTGCTCTTCTTTCTTTCTTCCGTGGCGGGCGGCCGCAGGAAACTGTCGAAGGCAGGGTGGGTAGGCCGTGCAGGGGCGTGAGCCGCATGGATGCGGCGACCGAGCTTACAGGGACGTACTTGCAGCGTCCCCTGCACGGCCTACCCACCCTGCCAACCACATGACCCGCTCTTCGCGACCAACCGACCCGCCACGAGGGGCTCAGCCGTTGGCCGAAATCCTCACAGTTCCGAACGAATGCGCTCGCGCAGCGCCTGCAGATCCTTGGCAAACGCATCGATACCGGTCGCCAGCTTCTCGGTCGCCATCGGATCGGCGGCCAGATCCGCCGCGAACTTCGCCGCATCAATCGGGGTCACCGCCGCGCCATCGGCCGCACCGGCCACCAGCTTGCGCGGCAGCTCGCCGTGGTCGGCGTCCAGCTTCTCCAGCAGGTCCGGCGAGATCGTCAGGCGGTCGCAGCCGGCCAGCGCTTCGATCTGCGCGGTCGAACGGAACGAGGCGCCCATCACCACCGTCGGCGAACCGCGACGCTTGAATTCGGCGTACACGCCGCGCACGAACTTCACGCCCGGGTCTTCGTCGATGCTGGCCGGGGCCTGGCCGTTGGCCACGTACCAGTCCAGGATGCGGCCGACGAACGGCGAGATCAGGAACGCGCCGGCTTCGCTGCAGGCCAGCGCCTGGGTCGGGTTGAAGATCAGGGTCAGGTTGCAGTCGATGCCTTCGGCCTGCAGGATGCGCGCGGCTTCCACGCCTTCCCAGGTCGCGGCGATCTTGATCAGGATCTTCTCGCGCGGCACGCCGGCATCGGCATACATCTGGATGAACTGGCGGGCCTTGGCCACGGTGGCGGCGGTGTCGTGGGCCTGGTCGGCATCCACTTCGGTGGACACGCGGCCGGGCACCAGCGTGCTCAGCAGCGCGCCGACGCCGATGGTCAGGCGGTCGGCCACGGCATGCACCACGGCTTCGCGGTCGCCCGTCTGCTGCCGGCCCCAGGCCAGTTCGCGTTCGATCAGCTCGGCGTAGACCGGCAGGTCCAGCGCCTTCTTCACCAGGGTCGGATTGGTGGTGCAGTCCACCGGCTGCAGGCGCTTGATGGCCTCGTAGTCACCGGTATCGGCAACGACCACGGACAGTTCGCGCAGCTGGGACAGTTTGGACGGGGTACTCATTACGGCTCCTGGTGCAGGGGGATCGAATCGCGCGCGGTGCGCAGCGGTAATCAGGGGCGGTCGTTGTGGACCGCGGTCACGCGCAGGCGCAGCTTGCGGCCGCCGGGCGCGTTCCAGTCGATGCTCTGGCCGATTGAAAGGCCGAGCAGGGCACTGCCGACCGGGGCCAGCACGGAAACCTTGCCTTCATCGACGTTGGCTTCGCGGGGGAAGACCAGGGTCAGGACGTGCTTCTCGCCCGACACTTCATCTTCGCACTCCACGCGCGAATGCATCATGACGATGCCTTCGGGAATCTGGTCCGGTGCCAGCACGGTGGCACGGTTGAGTTCTTCAGCAAGCGCGAGCGCGGCAGGCGTCTGGCTCAGCGCAGGGGATTCGAGCATGGCGTCCAGGCGGTCCATGTCGAAGGTGGAAACGGTGATCGACGGCGGCAGGCCGCTGGCGGTACTCATGGTGAAGCTCCTTGGTTGAAAGCCATGCAAAAGGCGGCACCTGCTGGCGCCGCCTGTCTGTATTGTGGGGACAAATGCGGCCGGAATCGACTCCTGCCGATTCCAGGCCGGTGCTGCGGGGGTTCAGCCGTTCAGCGCGGGGCCGGGCAGGGCGGCAGTGTCGCCGGCGGCGTTGACCGCCTCCAGGGTGAACAGCGCCTGCGGCAGGCGCTTGAACTGGTCGGCCAGCTCCATCAGGAAGTCGTTCATGGCCGAACTGCGGCGCCAGATCATGGCGATGCGGCGGCTGGGACGGCCTTCGCCGGTGAAGTCGAGCAGGCGGATGTTGTTCGAGCGCGGGACCGGCGGCTGCACTGACAGGCTCGGCAGCAGGGTGATGCCGACGTCGGCGGCGACCATCTGCCGCAGGGTTTCCAGGCTGGTGGCGCGGAACTCGGACTTCTCGTTGGCGCCGAACAGGCGGCAGACCTCCAGTGCCTGGTCGCGCAGGCAATGCCCGTCTTCCAGCAGCAGCAGCTTCTGCGTGGCCAGTTCCTGCACGTCCAGGTGTTCGCGACGGGCCAGCGGGTGGCGCCCGGAAACGGCCAGCAGGAACGGTTCCTCGAACAGGAACTCGGCATGCAGCTGGTCGTCGATCACCGGCAGGGCCAGCAGCGCGGCGTCCAGCTTGCCTTCGCGCAGGCGGTCCAGCAGCACATCGCTCTTTTCCTCGACCAGCAGCAGTTCCAGCTCCGGGAAGCGATCGCGGATGCGCGGGATCACATGCGGCAGCAGGTACGGGCCGAGGGTCGGGAAGATCCCCAGGCGCACCGTACCGGCTTCCGGGTCGCGGCTGCGTCGCGCCGCTTCCTTCAGCTGTTCCACTTCGGACACGATCACACGCGCCCGTGCCGCCGCTTCCTGGCCGGCCGGGGTCAGCATCACCTTGCGCGGTGCGCGTTCCACCAGTGGCAGGCCCAGCTCTTCTTCCAGCTTGCGGATCTGCGTGGACAGCGTGGGCTGGCTGACGAAGCATGAGGCGGCAGCCCGGCCGAAATGCTTGTGGTCGGCCAGGGCTACCAGGTACTTCAGATCACGTAGGTTCATCCTTACACCCCAGGGGTAACGGACCGGCTGACGGCGTGGTTACCCGACAGGCAGACAAAGTTCCCGGTGATCTGGGAACGGTGGATCAGGCCGCTTCAGCAACGGCACCGCTGCTGTTGCTCACCGACGAGCGGATCAGGTGGTCGAACGCGCTCAGTGCGGCGGTTGAGCCGGCGCCCATGGCGATGATGATCTGCTTGTAGGGTACCGTCGTGCAATCGCCAGCGGCGAACACACCCGGCAGGTTGGTCTGGCCGCGGTCGTCGATGACGACCTCGCCACGCGGCGACAGCGCCACGGTGTCCTTCAGCCACTCGGTGTTGGGCAGCAGGCCGATCTGCACGAAGATGCCTTCCAGCTCGACGCGGTGGGCGTCGCCGCCGACGCGGTCCTTGTAGACCAGGCCGGTGACGCGGCTGCCGTCGCCCAGCACTTCAGTGGTCTGCGCGCTGGTCAGCACGGTGACGTTGCCGAGGCTGCGCAGCTTCTTCTGCAGCACTTCATCGGCGCGCAGGCTGGAATCGAACTCCAGCAGGGTCACATGCGACACGATGCCGGCCAGGTCGATGGCCGCTTCCACGCCGGAGTTGCCGCCGCCGATCACCGCCACGCGCTTGCCCTTGAACAGCGGGCCATCGCAGTGCGGGCAGTAGGCCACACCCTTGTTGCGGTACTGGTCCTCGCCCGGCACATTCATCTGCCGCCAGCGCGCGCCGGTGGACAGGATCACCGAACGCGACTTCAGCACCGCGCCGTTTTCCAGCTGCACCTGCACCAGGCCGTCTTCACCGGCTGGCACCAGCGCACTGGCGCGCTGCAGGTTCATGATGTCCACCTCGTACTCGCGCACGTGCTGTTCCAGCGCCGTGGCCAGCTTCGGGCCTTCGGTCTCCTTCACCGAAATGAAGTTCTCGATCGCCATGGTGTCCAGCACCTGGCCACCGAAACGCTCGGCGGCGATGCCGGTGCGGATGCCCTTGCGTGCGGCGTAGATTGCCGCTGCAGCGCCGGCCGGGCCACCGCCCACCACCAGAACGTCGAAGGCGTCCTTGGCAGCGATCTTCTCGGCATCGCGCTTGCTGGCATTGGTATCCAGCTTGGCCACGATCTGCTCGAGGGTCATGCGGCCCTGGTCGAACACTTCACCGTTGAGGTACACGGTCGGCACCGACATGATCTCGCGCTTCTCGACTTCGTCCTGGAACAGGGCACCGTCGATGGCCACGTGCTGGATGCGCGGGTTGAGCACCGCGGCCAGGTTCAGGGCCTGCACCACGTCCGGGCAGTTCTGGCAGGACAGCGAGAAGTAGGTTTCGAAGCGGTAGTCGCCTTCCAGGTTCTGCACCTGCTCGATCAGCTCGGCGGTGGCCTTGGACGGATGACCGCCCACCTGCAGCAGTGCCAGCACCAGCGAGGTGAACTCGTGGCCCATCGGCAGGCCGGCGAAGGTCAGGTGGATGTCCTGGCCCGGGGTGCCCAGGTCGAACGAGGGCACGCGGCCCTGGCCGTCGCGCAGCACCTGCAGCGAGATCTTGTCCGACAGGCTGTCCAGGGTCTGCAGCAGTTCCAGCATTTCCTGCGACTTGGCGCCATCGTCGGCGTGCGCGGTGATCTGGATCGGGCGGGTCACGCGCTCCAGATAGGTCTTCAGCTGCGACTGCAGGTTGGCGTCCAACATCGGGTCTTCTCCTGGCTTCAGGCAAACAGGGGGCGTGGCACCGCTGTAGAAGGTAGCGGACCAGCAGGGGGTAGGGGTGAACCCAAGACAGCGGCCGTGGAAGGGGCTGGCTGGCCAAAGCGAGCGGGCGTTGGCTGTCTTGGGTTCACCCCCACGCCGGCGGGGGGACCGGCACGGGGATGAAGGGCGCACCGTGGCGTGGGGCCACGGCAGGCCGGTACTGCGTTAGATCTTGCCGACCAGGTCCAGCGACGGGGTCAGGGTCTTCTCGCCTTCCTTCCACTTGGCCGGGCAGACCTGGTTCGGGTTGGCGGCGGTGAACTGGGCAGCCTTCAGCTTGCGCAGGGTCTCGGCGACGTCACGGGCGATCTCGTTGGAGTGGATCTCCAGGGTCTTGATCACGCCTTCCGGGTTGATGATGAAGGTGCCGCGCAGGGCCAGGCCTTCCTCTTCAATGTGCACGCCGAAGGCGCGGGTCAGCTGGTGGGTCGGGTCGCCGACCAGCGGGAACTGGGCCTTGCCGACGGCCGGCGAGGTTTCGTGCCACACCTTGTGCGAGAAGTGGGTGTCGGTGGTGACGATGTAGACCTCGGCGCCGGCCTTCTTGAACTCGGCGTAATGGTCAGCCGCGTCCTCGATCTCGGTCGGGCAGTTGAAGGTGAAGGCGGCCGGCATGAAGATCAGGACGGACCACTGGCCCTTCAGGCTGTTGTCGGAAACCTTGATGAACTCGCCATTGTGGTAAGCGTTGGCTTCGAACGGCTGGATCTGGGTGTTGATGAGGGACATCATTTTTCCTCTGGTGAAGGGGAGTGGGTGAATCGACAGGACCTAGGTTACCGATTCGCTTGCGATAAGAACAATCCATTGATTGCATCTATTTGATAGATGTAGTCTATCAAAGTGCCATGAGCAGGCACTGAATCTTGCCGTTCCCATCGTGCAACTGCCTGTGTGACAAGGGAAATCGTCCTGAGCGGGTGAAGAGGGCTGATAGCCCCTCCTTATGCCCTCTGGCGAAACCTGAACGGATTCCAGCTTTTCCAGAGCCGAGCCCATGCTCGGCTGGGGGTGGAGCAGCCGAGCATGGGCTCGGCTCTACAATTGCGGAATGTCTTTCCAAACCGAACCCACCCTGCGCCAGATCGTGGCCGATGCCAGCGCCCGCCTGGGCGGCATCGAAGCCCGCCACGAGGCTGAACTGCTGCTGCTGCACGTACTGGACCGCCCGCGCAGCTGGCTGTTCGCCCACGCCACCGATCCGCTGGCCGCCAATGACCAGGCCGCCTTCGAGGCGTTGCTGGCCCGCCGCGTGGCCGGTGAGCCGGTGGCCTACCTGACCGGCCGCCGCGGATTCTGGACGCTGGACCTGGAGGTCGACCCGGCCACGCTGATCCCGCGCCCGGAAACCGAGCTGCTGGTCGAGTTGGCACTGGAGCGCCTGCCGCAAGACCAGTCGCTGCAGCTGGCCGACCTGGGCACCGGCAGTGGTGCGATTGCACTGGCACTGGCCAGCGAACGGCCGCAGGCGCAGGTGCTGGCCACCGATGCCAGCCCGGGCGCGCTGGCCG is a genomic window containing:
- the rlmM gene encoding 23S rRNA (cytidine(2498)-2'-O)-methyltransferase RlmM, with the protein product MAPVTETGIGLLCLCRQGFEPELAGELQFRAGEAGFAGYARTQRNDGYVLFMCDEAAALAPRLRWRELIFARQKLVVLAELPQLDPADRITPMLEVLADAPRFGDLWVEHPDSDAGKPLSGLARAFGNALRPALRKAGKLTDKPNNRLPRLHVVFVDGTHAFVCVADPADSAPWALGIPRLKLLPEAPSRSALKLDEALLTLLTPEEREALAKPGMRAADLGAAPGGWTWVLTRQHMHVLSIDNGPLRQHVLDTGLVEHLRADGFHWHPEQPLDWMVCDMVEQPRRVAERMATWFREGWCRHAIFNLKLPMKKRWDETRLCLDLFQDQAGKPLVVRAKQLYHDREEITVLASPLR
- a CDS encoding nucleoside deaminase; this translates as MLYAQVHLTLPAWIHDQIDLDRRYPGDEAKVALAIELSRLNVEHASGGPFGAVVFGPDDKVIAAGVNRVMPHATSLAHAENMAYMLAQQRLQTPRLNAVLSPVTLATSSQPCCQCYGATVWAGIDRLLIGANSADVEELTPFDEGPLPADWVGELNKRGIEVVQGLNRDAARSVLRAYGESDGARY
- a CDS encoding DUF6348 family protein, coding for MTTSSTALLPLLQQVLQDAGIACRVDGGALLLESGLRLTPHAMAAHARDNGGWQTSTVIEAQHPILFADGLFEYQHANGADERTSLQSGFQTWVRVDLATLQTAIGAEDAQGLPMMGLTYPAGDDGEEHERTVVLGPLAHYRAQEVDASTCSEDDHGSCPCCLFTRSMDAFDELLKARQFLAIRLFASRDAGGLCEADCRVNGHDFAAALPLLRAYAASWPQAGLEFRKQYVVIRTGSPG
- a CDS encoding glutamine--tRNA ligase/YqeY domain fusion protein — encoded protein: MSEHTPASPETPADSHEKRDFIRQIVREDLASGKHQAIKTRFPPEPNGYLHIGHAKSICLNFGIAGEFSGVCNLRFDDTNPAKEDPEYVAAIQDDVRWLGFSWNELRHASDYFQTYYLAAEKLIEQGKAYVCDLSAEEVRAYRGTLTEPGRPSPWRDRSVEENLDLFRRMRAGEFPDGARTVRAKIDMASGNINLRDPALYRIKHVEHQNTGNAWPIYPMYDFAHALGDSIEGITHSLCTLEFEDHRPLYDWCVDNVDFAHDDALTQPLVDAGLPREAAKPRQIEFSRLNINYTVMSKRKLMALVTEQLVDGWEDPRMPTLQGLRRRGYTPAAMRLFAERVGISKQNSLIDFSVLEGALREDLDSAAPRRMAVIDPVKLVLTNLPEGHEEQLTFSNHPKDESFGSREVPFAREVWIDREDFAEVPPKGWKRLVPGGEVRLRGAGIIRCDEVIKDADGTITELRGWLDPESRPGMEGANRKVKGTIHWVSAVHGVPAEIRLYDRLFSVPNPDDESEGKTYRDYLNPESRRTVTGYVEPAAASAAPEQSFQFERTGYFVADRRDHTEAKPVFNRSVTLRDTWSA
- a CDS encoding DUF2007 domain-containing protein, whose protein sequence is MHIVYKADNLFDAHLVKHALEDAGIPAFVFGESLLGGMGELPLFGVLRVGIPDAARTQAEDIVAALDLGQAPSDPISDADDIAGLPA
- the msrA gene encoding peptide-methionine (S)-S-oxide reductase MsrA, coding for MLGIGAFKQRLPRPEEALPGREQPLPLHSNQHFVNSHPLKDRFAGLQQIRFALGCFWGAERKFWTEPGVYSTSVGYAGGITPNPTYEEVCSGLTGHTEVVQVVFDPAVVSLERLLQLFWESHDPTQGMRQGNDTGTQYRSAIHATDEAQYAAALASREAYQAQLDAAGYGPITTEIVYPAPEYYYAEDYHQQYLAKNPNGYCGIGGTGVSCPIGLDVEAPR
- a CDS encoding transaldolase codes for the protein MSTPSKLSQLRELSVVVADTGDYEAIKRLQPVDCTTNPTLVKKALDLPVYAELIERELAWGRQQTGDREAVVHAVADRLTIGVGALLSTLVPGRVSTEVDADQAHDTAATVAKARQFIQMYADAGVPREKILIKIAATWEGVEAARILQAEGIDCNLTLIFNPTQALACSEAGAFLISPFVGRILDWYVANGQAPASIDEDPGVKFVRGVYAEFKRRGSPTVVMGASFRSTAQIEALAGCDRLTISPDLLEKLDADHGELPRKLVAGAADGAAVTPIDAAKFAADLAADPMATEKLATGIDAFAKDLQALRERIRSEL
- the rnk gene encoding nucleoside diphosphate kinase regulator, with the translated sequence MSTASGLPPSITVSTFDMDRLDAMLESPALSQTPAALALAEELNRATVLAPDQIPEGIVMMHSRVECEDEVSGEKHVLTLVFPREANVDEGKVSVLAPVGSALLGLSIGQSIDWNAPGGRKLRLRVTAVHNDRP